One Benincasa hispida cultivar B227 chromosome 5, ASM972705v1, whole genome shotgun sequence genomic window carries:
- the LOC120077566 gene encoding probable amidase At4g34880, translating to MAYSSPLSSVAFSLLLILVAFCLTAPHSATVRGLSIREATVQDLQLAFKQNQLTSRRLVEFYIGEIHRLNPVVHGVIEINPDALLQAYKADRERAAKKPGSLCGLHGIPVLLKDNIGTKDKLNTTAGSFALLGSIVPHDAGIVKRLRRAGAIILGKASLSEWADFRSLTAPAGLSARGGQGKNPYVLSASPCGSSSGPAISVAANIAAVSIGTETDGSILCPASFNSVVGIKPTVGLTSRAGVIPVSPRQDTIGPIGRTVTDAVIVLDTIVGFDYNDAATRTTSKYIPNGGYKQFLNPIGLKGKRLGIVRNPFFSFFNDSAITEAFEDHFNTLKQGGAILIDNLEIENIDIILNVTASGEAVALLAEFKQSLNEYLKELVASPVRSLADIIAFNNANPDQELLNVFGQEIFLAAEATNGIGDVQTAALLNLAKLTEDGFEKVVKKKRLDAVVTPGSGIATVLAIGGFPGINVPAGYDGGGVPFGINFGGLKGSEAKLIEVAYGFEQATLIRKPPSFKP from the exons ATGGCCTACTCTTCACCACTTAGTTCTGTAGCCTTCTCATTGCTTCTGATTCTTGTGGCCTTTTGTTTGACTGCGCCACATTCTGCAACGGTTCGAGGATTGTCAATCAGAGAAGCCACAGTGCAAGACCTGCAGTTAGCTTTCAAGCAAAACCAGCTCACTTCAAGGAGACTTGTCGAGTTCTACATTGGAGAAATTCACAGACTCAACCCAGTTGTCCATGGAGTCATAGAAATCAACCCAGATGCATTGCTGCAAGCTTACAAGGCTGACAGAGAACGTGCGGCTAAGAAGCCTGGATCGCTTTGTGGGCTGCATGGAATTCCAGTTTTACTCAAGGATAACATTGGGACTAAGGATAAGTTGAACACTACTGCTGGATCATTTGCATTGCTTGGCTCGATCGTACCTCATGATGCAGGCATAGTGAAGAGACTAAGGAGGGCTGGAGCCATCATCCTGGGAAAGGCTAGCTTGAGTGAATGGGCTGATTTTAGGTCCCTCACTGCTCCAGCTGGTTTGAGCGCTAGAGGTGGTCAGGGAAAG AATCCATATGTTTTATCAGCATCACCCTGTGGATCCAGCAGTGGACCCGCCATATCAGTTGCAGCAAACATAGCAGCAGTGTCAATAGGAACTGAGACCGATGGTTCTATCCTCTGTCCAGCTAGTTTCAACTCGGTTGTCGGCATCAAACCAACGGTTGGCCTCACTAGTAGAGCAGGTGTTATTCCAGTCTCCCCGAGACAAGACACTATTGG GCCAATTGGCAGGACAGTAACAGATGCTGTAATAGTTCTTGACACCATTGTAGGATTTGATTACAATGATGCAGCCACTAGAACAACCTCCAAGTACATTCCAAATGGTGGCTACAAACAATTCCTCAATCCAATTGGGTTGAAAGGGAAAAGATTAGGAATTGTGAGAAACCCCTTTTTCAGCTTCTTCAATGATTCAGCCATCACAGAAGCTTTTGAGGATCATTTCAACACTCTAAA GCAAGGTGGAGCTATTTTGATAGACAATCTAGAGATAGAAAATATAGATATCATCTTAAACGTGACTGCAAGTGGAGAAGCAGTGGCATTACTTGCTGAATTCAAACAATCTTTAAATGAGTACCTGAAAGAGCTCGTGGCTTCCCCTGTTCGAAGTTTGGCTGATATAATCGCCTTCAATAACGCAAACCCAGATCAG GAACTGCTCAACGTTTTCGGCCAGGAGATTTTTCTGGCGGCCGAAGCCACAAATGGGATCGGCGATGTGCAGACGGCGGCTCTGTTGAACTTAGCAAAGCTGACGGAAGATGGGTTTGAGAAGGTAGTGAAGAAGAAGCGGCTGGATGCGGTGGTGACGCCAGGTTCCGGCATAGCTACAGTTCTTGCAATTGGGGGTTTTCCAGGGATCAATGTTCCGGCAGGATACGACGGCGGAGGAGTTCCATTTGGGATTAACTTTGGAGGGTTGAAGGGATCAGAGGCGAAGCTGATTGAGGTTGCTTATGGGTTTGAGCAAGCCACTCTGATAAGAAAGCCTCCTTCCTTCAAGCCTTGA